In Oncorhynchus gorbuscha isolate QuinsamMale2020 ecotype Even-year linkage group LG02, OgorEven_v1.0, whole genome shotgun sequence, a single genomic region encodes these proteins:
- the supt4h1 gene encoding transcription elongation factor SPT4 isoform X1 gives MALETCPKDLRHLRACLLCSLVKTIDQFEYDGCDNCESYLQMKGNREMVYECTSSSFDGVIAQMSPEDSWVAKWQRISTFVVIGYPVGNFKPGVYAVTVTGRLPPGVVRELKSRGVIYKSRDTAVKT, from the exons ATGGCGTTGGAAACTTGTCCTAAGGACCTCCGCCATTTGCGGGCATGTCTTCTGTGCTCTCTTGTGAAG ACTATTGACCAGTTTGAATATGATGGCTGTGACAACTGTGAGTCCTACCTTCAGATGAAGGGGAATCGAGAGATGGTCTACGAGTGTACAAGTTCCTCGTTTGATGG GGTCATAGCTCAGATGAGCCCCGAGGACAGCTGGGTGGCCAAGTGGCAAAGAATCAGTACGTTTGTTGTCATAGGTTATCCTGTTG GTAACTTCAAGCCTGGTGTCTATGCTGTGACGGTGACAGGGAGGTTACCTCCAG GGGTGGTGAGAGAGCTGAAGAGCAGAGGAGTGATCTACAAATCCAGAGACACCGCTGTTAAGACATAA
- the supt4h1 gene encoding transcription elongation factor SPT4 isoform X2 — translation MALETCPKDLRHLRACLLCSLVKTIDQFEYDGCDNCESYLQMKGNREMVYECTSSSFDGVIAQMSPEDSWVAKWQRISNFKPGVYAVTVTGRLPPGVVRELKSRGVIYKSRDTAVKT, via the exons ATGGCGTTGGAAACTTGTCCTAAGGACCTCCGCCATTTGCGGGCATGTCTTCTGTGCTCTCTTGTGAAG ACTATTGACCAGTTTGAATATGATGGCTGTGACAACTGTGAGTCCTACCTTCAGATGAAGGGGAATCGAGAGATGGTCTACGAGTGTACAAGTTCCTCGTTTGATGG GGTCATAGCTCAGATGAGCCCCGAGGACAGCTGGGTGGCCAAGTGGCAAAGAATCA GTAACTTCAAGCCTGGTGTCTATGCTGTGACGGTGACAGGGAGGTTACCTCCAG GGGTGGTGAGAGAGCTGAAGAGCAGAGGAGTGATCTACAAATCCAGAGACACCGCTGTTAAGACATAA
- the hsf5 gene encoding heat shock factor protein 5 isoform X2 codes for MELEEERLTIPINPNNFPAKLWRLVNNPKNRSIRWDPCGEGLIIDQQLFESELLSPQKQTFDTTDFFKTTNFTSFNRQLNLYGFRKVVHGPGASEKNDVSSPMDGIKHHFHNPNFKQDHPELLVNLKRLTSKNKAKMEAGLEVNCRPPANRFHRLMANGDGGEERVKVDKRGSMFVGQVKRPSPYQQYHQSRTQPMKDYDRTPIPPRGWIMGHGDAPSPSTFYTDKGIPISVIHRFPSDTSCTVQSSPTTVHIQQGSQSLANSLIPHHAQYRPGFYSPASVCQCCPPGSMNSDCHSAHQTTPSYSHYSYYQPNCPVGFLYPGNQNQDWQSSETQETKKSDVNLDTVFQLVDELHHNSPKIRMVKVETPERQQPVLSTSTSSGPQPITTIHSSPHTVTVSSQLDSSFNSSPVTSRGPIIIAVPGNVPPQGIAITVGGPKAEQAVKREDKPVSVDAYQKEMDHAVISPVP; via the exons ATGGAGCTCGAAGAGGAACGCCTCACCATCCCCATCAATCCCAACAATTTCCCAGCGAAATTGTGGCGTTTGGTGAATAACCCCAAAAATCGATCGATACGTTGGGATCCCTGTGGTGAGGGTTTGATAATCGACCAGCAGCTATTTGAATCAGAGCTGCTGTCACCCCAGAAACAAACGTTTGACACCACTGACTTTTTcaaaacaaccaactttacaagCTTCAACCGCCAGCTGAATCTTTATGGGTTCAGGAAGGTGGTCCATGGCCCCGGGGCCTCGGAGAAGAATGATGTCTCATCTCCGATGGATGGGATAAAACACCACTTCCACAACCCGAACTTCAAACAAGATCATCCCGAACTGCTGGTGAATCTTAAGAGGCTGACAAGCAAAAACAAGGCGAAGATGGAAGCTGGCCTAGAAGTGAACTGCCGGCCCCCAGCAAATCGTTTCCACCGACTCATGGcaaatggtgatggtggtgaggaGAGAGTTAAAGTAGATAAAAGAG GTTCCATGTTTGTTGGTCAGGTAAAACGACCATCTCCTTACCAACAGTACCACCAAAGCAGAACCCAGCCCATGAAGGACTATGATCGGACCCCTATCCCACCCCGCGGCTGGATCATGGGTCATGGGGATGCCCCCTCCCCCAGCACCTTCTACACAGACAAGGGAATCCCCATATCTGTCATCCACCGGTTCCCTTCAGACACTTCCTGCACTGTGCAGTCCAGTCCGACTACTGTGCACATCCAGCAGGGTTCACAAAGCCTGGCAAACAGCTTGATCCCTCACCATGCTCAGTACCGACCTGGATTCTATTCCCCTG CATCAGTGTGCCAATGCTGCCCCCCAGGCTCAATGAACTCGGACTGCCATAGTGCCCACCAGACAACTCCCTCATACTCCCATTACAGCTATTACCAG CCAAACTGTCCTGTGGGCTTTCTGTATCCTGGCAATCAAAACCAGGACTGGCAGAGCAGTGAAACCCAGGAGACCAAGAAGAGCGATGTCAACctggacacagtcttccagctaGTGGACGAGTTGCACCACAATTCCCCCAAAATACGCATGGTCAAAGTGGAGACTCCAGAGCGCCAGCAGCCGGTCCTGTCCACCTCTACATCATCAGGGCCCCAGCCCATCACCACCATACACAGCTCCCCTCACACAGTCACTGTCTCCTCCCAGCTTGACTCCTCTTTTAACTCCAGCCCAGTGACTTCACGCGGGCCCATCATTATAGCAGTCCCGGGGAACGTTCCTCCTCAGGGAATAGCCATCACTGTCGGTGGTCCCAAGGCTGAGCAAGCAGTGAAGAGGGAGGACAAACCTGTGTCTGTGGATGCCTATCAGAAG GAGATGGATCATGCTGTGATTTCCCCAGTGCCCTGA
- the hsf5 gene encoding heat shock factor protein 5 isoform X1, with protein MELEEERLTIPINPNNFPAKLWRLVNNPKNRSIRWDPCGEGLIIDQQLFESELLSPQKQTFDTTDFFKTTNFTSFNRQLNLYGFRKVVHGPGASEKNDVSSPMDGIKHHFHNPNFKQDHPELLVNLKRLTSKNKAKMEAGLEVNCRPPANRFHRLMANGDGGEERVKVDKRGSMFVGQVKRPSPYQQYHQSRTQPMKDYDRTPIPPRGWIMGHGDAPSPSTFYTDKGIPISVIHRFPSDTSCTVQSSPTTVHIQQGSQSLANSLIPHHAQYRPGFYSPASVCQCCPPGSMNSDCHSAHQTTPSYSHYSYYQPNCPVGFLYPGNQNQDWQSSETQETKKSDVNLDTVFQLVDELHHNSPKIRMVKVETPERQQPVLSTSTSSGPQPITTIHSSPHTVTVSSQLDSSFNSSPVTSRGPIIIAVPGNVPPQGIAITVGGPKAEQAVKREDKPVSVDAYQKCPEEASEYITKVKEIQVLDSDVCSVLHDVTVCSLSLENKHQTAN; from the exons ATGGAGCTCGAAGAGGAACGCCTCACCATCCCCATCAATCCCAACAATTTCCCAGCGAAATTGTGGCGTTTGGTGAATAACCCCAAAAATCGATCGATACGTTGGGATCCCTGTGGTGAGGGTTTGATAATCGACCAGCAGCTATTTGAATCAGAGCTGCTGTCACCCCAGAAACAAACGTTTGACACCACTGACTTTTTcaaaacaaccaactttacaagCTTCAACCGCCAGCTGAATCTTTATGGGTTCAGGAAGGTGGTCCATGGCCCCGGGGCCTCGGAGAAGAATGATGTCTCATCTCCGATGGATGGGATAAAACACCACTTCCACAACCCGAACTTCAAACAAGATCATCCCGAACTGCTGGTGAATCTTAAGAGGCTGACAAGCAAAAACAAGGCGAAGATGGAAGCTGGCCTAGAAGTGAACTGCCGGCCCCCAGCAAATCGTTTCCACCGACTCATGGcaaatggtgatggtggtgaggaGAGAGTTAAAGTAGATAAAAGAG GTTCCATGTTTGTTGGTCAGGTAAAACGACCATCTCCTTACCAACAGTACCACCAAAGCAGAACCCAGCCCATGAAGGACTATGATCGGACCCCTATCCCACCCCGCGGCTGGATCATGGGTCATGGGGATGCCCCCTCCCCCAGCACCTTCTACACAGACAAGGGAATCCCCATATCTGTCATCCACCGGTTCCCTTCAGACACTTCCTGCACTGTGCAGTCCAGTCCGACTACTGTGCACATCCAGCAGGGTTCACAAAGCCTGGCAAACAGCTTGATCCCTCACCATGCTCAGTACCGACCTGGATTCTATTCCCCTG CATCAGTGTGCCAATGCTGCCCCCCAGGCTCAATGAACTCGGACTGCCATAGTGCCCACCAGACAACTCCCTCATACTCCCATTACAGCTATTACCAG CCAAACTGTCCTGTGGGCTTTCTGTATCCTGGCAATCAAAACCAGGACTGGCAGAGCAGTGAAACCCAGGAGACCAAGAAGAGCGATGTCAACctggacacagtcttccagctaGTGGACGAGTTGCACCACAATTCCCCCAAAATACGCATGGTCAAAGTGGAGACTCCAGAGCGCCAGCAGCCGGTCCTGTCCACCTCTACATCATCAGGGCCCCAGCCCATCACCACCATACACAGCTCCCCTCACACAGTCACTGTCTCCTCCCAGCTTGACTCCTCTTTTAACTCCAGCCCAGTGACTTCACGCGGGCCCATCATTATAGCAGTCCCGGGGAACGTTCCTCCTCAGGGAATAGCCATCACTGTCGGTGGTCCCAAGGCTGAGCAAGCAGTGAAGAGGGAGGACAAACCTGTGTCTGTGGATGCCTATCAGAAG TGCCCTGAGGAAGCATCAGAGTACATCACCAAGGTGAAGGAGATCCAGGTGCTGGACTCAGACGTCTGCAGTGTTCTACATGATGTTACTGTCTGCAGCCTCAGCCTGGAGAACAAGCACCAGACAGCAAACTAA